The genomic region GCTTCCCCTTTCACTGGTTCTTCCTCGCTCGGATGCGTCCCTCGCGTTGCGGGAAGCCCATCATGCTCGTTGTGGTGCCTCTCCCACTCGatcctgctcctccgtctcctctccctttctcgaCATCTCCATCCCTATCCCTGTGGACCCCTCTCGCCCCGGCGGCATCTGATGACATCATCTCCGCGAGTGCACcgctttgtgtgtgtatgtgtgtgtgtgtgatatTTCGCTGCTGTCATGGCATCTTATgggagcagcgacgaggaggatgaTGACTTCAGCCCGGTCATCCCCTCGGCTGTTatcgctgcctctgccgtgaacgctgccgcggcgtccaCACCGACACCAATCGGCACAGACACCTCTTCACCAGCGCtaaagagggagaggaaagacGAGAGTGGGGCGCACCTCACGCCAaaagcgagcagcagcgctgctgcacctccgtctccgtcATCACCGTCGGCGGCACTTGTGGGCAACGCGGCGCAGAGAGCAGCGGAGACACCTGAAGTGGCATGGGAACGCTATCGGCGTCAGCAACTGCCGTGCGCGCCCCTGTACGAACGCAGTTTTCTGCATACGTCACTGCAAAACGCGCATGACGCCtttgccgcagcggcgtcagctCCTGCGCACACAGTGTCTCCCGTCGCGGCTCAGACGGTGCATGATATGTGCGTCCATCTCGACTCGCTCGGTGCGCTGGTTGCCACCATCGATGCAGCGGGTGTTGTGCGCGTCTGGCGCAAGCTGCCGAGCGGTCTCTTCTTCATTGCGGAGCTGGACAAGGTATTTCTGCCAGCTCGcagtgtcgccgccgctggccaCGAGCGCCGCACGTGTCACTACTGGGCGCATGCCTACACGGCCCTGCAGATGctggtgtttgtgtgcacggaggaagaagaggtggAGGTCGACCACGGCAACGTGCGTCGCATGGAATCGAATGATAACGGATCGTCCTCATCTGCGCCCGCAGTCCAGGCGCCGCTGAGCACAGTGCGGGTGCATATGCGTCAGGTCAACCCTATCACCCTCACCGTGGAGGAACGCGACTCCTTCACCTTTCAGGCCCCGGTGCAGCGAGTCGCCAGTGCCGCAGCCACTGTAGCGgacacggcgcagcgcaggaACGACGAAGGCGCGCGTTGGACCCCTCGCACCTCTCTCGCCTACACTCGGCGACCAGCCTTCCTTACGCATCAGTACACGCCTCACATCGCCTTCTTCGTaacgctgccggcgacgcctGGTGCGACGGGCGGTGGTAACGGCGTCGTTCTGTGCCCttgcttcgcctccgccatgTCGGCGGGCAGTCGTTCCGATCATACGGCGGGTGCCGCTCGCAGCTACGTGCCGGCCCGGCTCAGCGTAGCAAACGCGATcgtggcgtgcgcgcagcagggATGGGAGCTGGAGCGGACCGGCACCTCTGCCTGCGTCGTGGTGGACTCTGCTGGTGTTGTTGACTACTGCACcatcgaggcggccgccgaggcagcgacgacggcggcgacattCCCCTCGACTGCGTTGGGAAGGCGGACCCTGAAAGTGATGGCGGGTcttgcggcggtgccgcccaCGTCACgcgaggcgcgcgtgtggcggcggtggataTGTTTtgaccgccggcagcggacAGGCTTCTTCAGCCTCATACGGGATGCTCAGCAAGCGCTCAAGGCGCGTAAAGAGGACGAGAACGAAACAGCCGCAGGCAAGGCggccgacgccgtcgccgctgccgatgtgcaggtgctgccggcagcggtgcaacTCACACCCGACGGTCGGCACGTGTTGGTGTGGAGCTTCCGGTTTCTCCGagttgcagcggcgtcgtcgcagccCGCCTCACGGATCCCGTCTACGGAGCGGCGCTATGAGGTAACCGTCGAGTCATGCATGCATCTGTTGGACTTCACGGCTGGCGTGTGCATCGGCCGGCACACCGAACCCCTCGGCGTCTTTGCAACTAGCGAGGACATTGTGTTTGGGGCCACGGCATGGGCGGACTACGTTCAGCTCCGCGGCCGCGCTCTGGCACTGCGCCTACACGTGGAGCCGTCCGCAGCTGCGAACAACCAGTTCTACGTCCTGGTGCCTGAGTTGCCGCTAGAGCAACTGCTTGGCGTTGCCGCTGTgtcgcgcgaggcggcggaggtggcccCGGCGGAAGTTGCTGGACGCGTGGTGCATGTGTATGAGGTGACCCtcgaggcggcagccgcgtcgtcgccgagcGCCGCGCAGTCGTCGGCCACAGTGAGGCGGCTGTCACACGAGCCGGGTGAGTGGGAGGCGATCATCAGGCGGGGTGCAGAGCATCCACGGCATGCATCACACCACGACGTCGGTGATGTCAGGAAAGACCGGTGCTATAGTGGTCTGGCAACCTCGCAGCCTACATGGGgagtgctgcgcctcctgtCTCCCAACGAGTACGCCCTCACAGTCAACGAAGAGAGCCAAGCTCGCCATGAGGCTCAcggctgcgcgacggcgacggcgacggctggGGTGCACCCAGGCCTGGCGCTCTGTCGCGCCCCGCTAATGCTTCTTCGCCGCGCCGTGACCGCGTCGCAGGATTTGAAGAACTTAGTTGCCGCCTCCCCTGTCGGGGCTGCGTTAGGGGCGGACGCGCGCAAACATCTCTTCGCGACCCCCAGGGCTCATGTCACCACCGGCGGGGCGGCATCAggggaggtgctgctgctctcttccaGCGCGGACGtgtccgcagcggcgctgctggtgtacTCTAGCGAGCTACCGTGGGGCAGTGCCGCCCTGGGGCGCGTGCTTTCCGAgaccgcgccgccgcagaccgaggaggagctcacTGAGGAGGGGCGACGTCTtcaggagcagctgcgacagAAAAGCTTcgtcgatgcgctgcgcgagctaCACCGTGGACGTGACGACGCATGCGGAACACTCCTGCTGGCCACTGTGGCCCCGCAGAGCTCTAGCGCCGCGGTGGCACTTGGGGGTGCGGGCGAAGCAGCCTCCACGAGCCCAAGCGCTACTGCGGATGTggccggcagcaccagcggtggtggggtgcCACCGGGGAAGACTACAGAAGCGGCTGCAACGACCTCGGTGAGAGTCGATGCCGCGCGAAGGGCCGCAACCGTAACGGACGAAGAagccgcggtgcgcgccCTGCTAAAGGACCTAACCCCGCCCCTCAGTGCAtcttcgccgccggtggcgctcgtgcacgtgcgtggcTACGGCTCCATCCGGGTGCACCTGCTCCCCAGCAttgcgccgctggcgaccGACAACTTTGTGCGCCTGGCACGACGCCACTACTACGACCGGCTCACCTTCCACCGGGTCATTCCAGCCGCGATTGTGCAAGGCGGATGCCCGCGAGGCGACGGGACCGGCGGCGAGAGCGCCTTCGCTGACGGGGCGCCGTTCAGCGACGAAGGGCTGACactctttcctttcttctcccACACGGCCAAcccgctgtgctgctggcTGTGCATGGCGAACGCGGGGCCCAACACGAACGGGTCGCAGTTCTTCTTCACCGTGCCCGGCGGCGAGGCGATGCCGTGGTTGGACGGGCACCACACCGTCTTCGGGTACGCCGTCGAGGGGCTTGACGTGGTGCGCGCCATGAGCATGGCAGCACGCGACGATGAGGACAAGCCGCTCTCGCCCATCATAATGGAGCGGGTGGATGTGCTGTCTGCCTAGAAACAGCTGTCGCACGACGAGTAGAGTTGCGCTCAACTAAAAGCtcgttgtgcgcgcgtgcgtgtgcatgtgtgatCACGTCAGTATTGCCTGAGTCGGTATGCGATGTCGCACACGGGCGAATAACTCTAACACATGCGCGGGCACCTCTTACACGAAAAGAAGGCGACGTAAGAAGAGGGCAGCGGCTACCGACACA from Leishmania infantum JPCM5 genome chromosome 18 harbors:
- the CYP16 gene encoding conserved hypothetical protein translates to MCVHLDSLGALVATIDAAGVVRVWRKLPSGLFFIAELDKVFLPARSVAAAGHERRTCHYWAHAYTALQMLVFVCTEEEEVEVDHGNVRRMESNDNGSSSSAPAVQAPLSTVRVHMRQVNPITLTVEERDSFTFQAPVQRVASAAATVADTAQRRNDEGARWTPRTSLAYTRRPAFLTHQYTPHIAFFVTLPATPGATGGGNGVVLCPCFASAMSAGSRSDHTAGAARSYVPARLSVANAIVACAQQGWELERTGTSACVVVDSAGVVDYCTIEAAAEAATTAATFPSTALGRRTLKVMAGLAAVPPTSREARVWRRWICFDRRQRTGFFSLIRDAQQALKARKEDENETAAGKAADAVAAADVQVLPAAVQLTPDGRHVLVWSFRFLRVAAASSQPASRIPSTERRYEVTVESCMHLLDFTAGVCIGRHTEPLGVFATSEDIVFGATAWADYVQLRGRALALRLHVEPSAAANNQFYVLVPELPLEQLLGVAAVSREAAEVAPAEVAGRVVHVYEVTLEAAAASSPSAAQSSATVRRLSHEPGEWEAIIRRGAEHPRHASHHDVGDVRKDRCYSGLATSQPTWGVLRLLSPNEYALTVNEESQARHEAHGCATATATAGVHPGLALCRAPLMLLRRAVTASQDLKNLVAASPVGAALGADARKHLFATPRAHVTTGGAASGEVLLLSSSADVSAAALLVYSSELPWGSAALGRVLSETAPPQTEEELTEEGRRLQEQLRQKSFVDALRELHRGRDDACGTLLLATVAPQSSSAAVALGGAGEAASTSPSATADVAGSTSGGGVPPGKTTEAAATTSVRVDAARRAATVTDEEAAVRALLKDLTPPLSASSPPVALVHVRGYGSIRVHLLPSIAPLATDNFVRLARRHYYDRLTFHRVIPAAIVQGGCPRGDGTGGESAFADGAPFSDEGLTLFPFFSHTANPLCCWLCMANAGPNTNGSQFFFTVPGGEAMPWLDGHHTVFGYAVEGLDVVRAMSMAARDDEDKPLSPIIMERVDVLSA